From Cyclobacteriaceae bacterium, a single genomic window includes:
- the mobC gene encoding plasmid mobilization relaxosome protein MobC — protein MTRKKADRDARLSRLIGLRVSESFYKRLKEWLANSNCRSITELTRSILYREEIVWKHTDASLESTAIELAGIRKELNAIGKNINQITHHFHTTDSAREKFYDVQRIDKEYKQVSAKVERLLTIAGELSKKWLQ, from the coding sequence ATGACACGCAAAAAAGCTGACAGGGACGCAAGACTAAGCAGGCTGATTGGCCTGCGGGTATCGGAGTCGTTTTATAAGCGACTAAAAGAATGGCTCGCAAACAGCAACTGCCGGTCTATCACAGAACTGACCAGGAGCATCCTCTACAGGGAAGAGATAGTATGGAAGCATACCGATGCCTCCCTTGAATCGACCGCCATCGAACTGGCAGGGATCAGGAAAGAGCTAAACGCGATCGGCAAAAATATCAATCAGATCACGCACCACTTCCACACCACCGACAGCGCACGGGAGAAATTCTATGATGTGCAGCGGATCGATAAAGAATACAAACAGGTCAGTGCCAAAGTTGAAAGGCTGTTGACAATTGCCGGTGAACTTTCAAAGAAATGGTTACAGTAA
- a CDS encoding helix-turn-helix domain-containing protein: MATTIITLENLQNFKQELLAEIQNLLAQRQTTPARKWLKSRDIRRLLGLSPGTLANLRVNGTLPFTKIGGVIFYDYDDLQKMIEAHKHNPHFAGKKINP; encoded by the coding sequence ATGGCAACAACAATCATCACTCTCGAAAACCTGCAAAATTTCAAGCAGGAACTGCTGGCGGAGATACAAAATCTCCTCGCACAACGACAAACCACGCCTGCACGAAAGTGGCTCAAATCTCGTGATATAAGAAGGCTACTGGGTCTTTCTCCAGGCACTCTCGCGAACCTCCGCGTCAACGGGACCCTGCCCTTTACCAAAATCGGCGGAGTCATCTTTTACGACTATGACGACCTCCAAAAAATGATTGAGGCGCATAAGCATAATCCACATTTCGCAGGAAAAAAGATCAACCCCTGA
- a CDS encoding GNAT family N-acetyltransferase: protein MVRTGGEKKSVVVDILAASFDDNKSVNYVVKQDARRKERVRGLMEYSYNVCNAFGEVWVSDDEQACALILLPDCKRTNLDAILRDVKLATSVIGLSRVGQVLSRESKIKAFHPKEPFSYLWFVGVRPEVQGRGKGSQLLNEVIKGQDSRPIYLETSVEKNLSWYKKHGFEIFNTLDFTYTLYMMRRVKGSL from the coding sequence ATGGTAAGAACTGGAGGAGAGAAGAAGTCTGTAGTGGTGGATATTCTCGCGGCATCATTTGATGACAATAAGAGTGTCAATTATGTTGTCAAGCAGGACGCTAGAAGAAAGGAACGCGTCCGGGGCTTAATGGAATATTCATATAATGTTTGCAATGCTTTTGGTGAGGTATGGGTTTCAGATGATGAGCAGGCGTGCGCGCTGATCCTACTACCTGATTGTAAAAGGACAAATCTCGATGCGATTTTAAGGGATGTGAAACTCGCCACATCCGTTATTGGTTTAAGCCGGGTAGGTCAAGTCTTGAGCCGTGAATCGAAGATCAAAGCGTTCCATCCGAAGGAACCTTTCAGCTACCTGTGGTTTGTTGGAGTCAGACCGGAGGTCCAAGGCAGAGGAAAAGGCAGCCAGTTGCTGAATGAGGTCATTAAGGGACAAGACAGCAGGCCTATTTACCTTGAAACGTCCGTCGAGAAGAATCTTTCTTGGTACAAAAAACATGGGTTTGAGATCTTCAACACATTAGACTTTACCTATACCCTTTACATGATGCGCAGAGTAAAAGGCTCTTTGTGA
- a CDS encoding DUF4917 family protein: MRTIGDIKIYHWSEIQDSFLGADIFLGNGFSININTALNYRSLFDRFLTYLDAADQLIFKKFNMTNFEGIQGKLVDGSEVNKAFDLDTLKFESALKKLRLGLLGAIKDLHPAYSQIDPNTIFQLSQKLDWFEDIYTTNYDTFLYHIMLATLDRAKRNSVVKKYQDFFRAENGRLEFADKLLTGFKNIYYLHGALFLRKEDDRIIKIRRGARNEELLELIRLQVHIGYLPIFVSEGRAALKAETISKNQYLSFCRDAFKASSNGLVIYGFSFSKCDDHLITHLNGTKRKLAIGIYLKGLTETQIQRHIRGIHENLFKYRAREIKFFESSSLF; this comes from the coding sequence ATGAGAACTATTGGGGACATCAAGATTTATCATTGGAGCGAGATTCAGGATTCCTTCCTGGGGGCAGATATTTTCCTCGGCAACGGCTTTTCTATTAATATTAACACAGCTCTGAATTATCGATCCCTGTTTGACAGGTTTCTGACATACCTCGACGCTGCCGATCAGCTCATATTTAAGAAATTCAACATGACCAATTTCGAAGGGATACAGGGGAAACTTGTCGACGGTTCGGAAGTCAATAAAGCATTTGATCTCGACACCCTCAAATTTGAATCGGCCCTGAAGAAACTGAGACTTGGACTGTTGGGCGCAATTAAAGATCTACACCCAGCCTACTCCCAGATTGATCCGAATACAATTTTTCAATTGTCGCAAAAGCTCGACTGGTTCGAGGACATCTACACCACCAACTACGACACTTTCCTTTATCATATCATGCTTGCTACCCTTGACCGGGCAAAGCGCAATAGTGTCGTTAAGAAGTATCAGGACTTCTTCAGGGCAGAAAACGGTCGCCTGGAATTTGCTGATAAGCTATTGACCGGCTTTAAGAACATATACTATCTCCACGGCGCACTTTTCCTCCGTAAAGAGGACGACCGGATAATCAAGATTAGACGCGGGGCCAGGAATGAGGAGCTCCTTGAACTGATTAGACTTCAAGTCCATATCGGCTATTTGCCAATTTTTGTTTCTGAAGGGAGAGCCGCCCTGAAAGCAGAAACGATTTCGAAGAATCAGTACCTATCATTTTGTCGTGATGCGTTCAAGGCATCGTCCAATGGCCTCGTCATTTACGGATTCTCATTCTCAAAATGTGACGACCACCTGATAACGCACCTGAACGGCACCAAAAGGAAGCTCGCCATAGGGATCTACCTTAAAGGTCTCACTGAAACCCAAATTCAACGACATATCCGGGGAATCCATGAGAATCTTTTCAAGTATCGCGCCCGTGAAATCAAGTTCTTTGAATCGTCCAGCCTATTCTGA
- a CDS encoding helix-turn-helix transcriptional regulator, whose translation MAMLFFQVIYFLERTSDRKRLLYLILLVSVILYNITSGLFPDQNIPIPVMLQTILAYLFAFGTSMYFVYYYYKAFNLRRLKFFVTFGSLIFLFVPFLFLFVVPYYITGDLAQSRKLGVVIPFLYGIAFIGATTRAFIYKFREREYSDRIKFQLVISAYIALLCWVALPLIVFFGDFQVLEHSVTNSGFMVMTLVYIRSSIHQARREYDLLLDRVHSLEKLIEVNCGKYNLTSRETEIARLIMKGHPYKIVASDLGISEKTVARHVSNIFSKVSATNKVELINKLEQRDVQVH comes from the coding sequence ATGGCAATGCTATTCTTCCAGGTTATCTATTTTCTGGAAAGAACGAGTGATAGAAAGCGACTTCTTTACCTTATCCTCCTTGTCTCGGTAATCCTTTACAACATCACCAGCGGATTATTTCCCGATCAAAACATTCCCATCCCGGTAATGCTGCAAACCATTTTGGCTTACCTCTTTGCATTTGGAACGTCGATGTACTTCGTTTACTACTACTATAAAGCATTTAATCTCAGACGCCTCAAATTCTTTGTCACCTTTGGTTCTTTGATATTCCTTTTTGTGCCCTTCCTTTTCTTGTTTGTAGTGCCGTACTATATAACAGGTGATCTTGCTCAAAGTAGGAAGTTGGGCGTAGTCATCCCGTTTCTTTATGGTATTGCCTTTATCGGCGCGACAACTCGTGCGTTCATTTACAAATTCCGGGAGAGGGAATACTCCGACAGGATAAAATTCCAATTGGTGATATCTGCCTACATAGCCTTGTTATGCTGGGTAGCATTACCGTTGATAGTCTTTTTCGGAGATTTTCAGGTTTTGGAACATTCTGTGACTAATTCCGGGTTCATGGTGATGACCTTAGTGTATATCCGGTCATCGATACATCAGGCTAGAAGGGAATATGACCTACTTCTAGATCGGGTGCATAGCCTGGAAAAGCTTATTGAAGTGAATTGCGGGAAATACAATTTGACGTCCAGGGAGACTGAAATAGCAAGACTGATCATGAAGGGGCACCCTTATAAAATCGTTGCTTCAGACCTTGGAATCTCCGAGAAAACGGTAGCCCGCCATGTCTCCAATATTTTTTCCAAGGTTTCGGCCACTAACAAAGTTGAACTGATCAATAAACTTGAGCAACGGGATGTACAAGTCCATTAA
- a CDS encoding helix-turn-helix transcriptional regulator, with amino-acid sequence MKEEEAVQQLQERIGQKLTQLRKDKGYTSHEDFAYDHDIPRGQYWRVEKGKTNLTLKSMVKLLAIHKMTVEEFFASLNKESRK; translated from the coding sequence GTGAAAGAAGAGGAAGCCGTACAACAGTTACAGGAAAGGATTGGTCAAAAGCTCACACAACTCCGTAAGGATAAGGGCTACACCAGCCACGAAGATTTTGCTTATGACCATGACATCCCTAGAGGGCAATATTGGCGCGTTGAGAAAGGGAAAACCAACCTGACCCTTAAAAGCATGGTTAAACTCTTGGCTATCCATAAGATGACCGTCGAGGAGTTCTTTGCGTCGCTAAATAAAGAATCTAGAAAGTAG
- a CDS encoding relaxase/mobilization nuclease domain-containing protein: MVTVINSAKRMLTILNYNENKVKEGVAKCILENSFGRPVEKLTFNNKVNGLEAFSQMNRRATSKAVHISINFHPEEKLTEQKLRDIANDYMDMIGFGKQPYLVYQHFDAGHPHIHVVTTNIQRDGSRIIMYNIGWNQSKKARLELEKKYGLMKAKGRTYELNPDHAKKIVYGKSETRRSISNVVTKVVQSYFFTSLPEFNAVLRQFNIIADRGAEDSRVFKHGGLQYRILDGKGNKTGVPIKAYSIVGRPTLTRLEKLYKGNERLRGPHRSRVIKCFEDSFGRSKTLTRSAFIGALQKQNIYTLFRENDEGRIYGVTFVDNETKAVFNGSDLGKPYAAKALTERLTGLSGPTTKQDFEHVVVSNGQGDKEREFGFAETMEDLAEAKAFDHTSPDAAMKRKRKKRKGKSI, encoded by the coding sequence ATGGTTACAGTAATCAATAGCGCAAAACGAATGCTGACCATTCTCAACTACAATGAGAATAAGGTTAAGGAAGGTGTTGCCAAGTGCATCCTGGAGAATTCATTCGGTCGCCCGGTTGAAAAACTAACCTTTAATAACAAAGTCAACGGGCTTGAGGCATTCAGCCAGATGAACCGGCGGGCCACTTCAAAGGCTGTTCACATATCCATCAATTTTCATCCCGAAGAAAAACTAACCGAACAGAAATTAAGGGATATAGCAAATGACTATATGGATATGATCGGTTTCGGCAAACAGCCTTACCTCGTCTATCAGCATTTTGACGCCGGACATCCTCACATCCATGTGGTCACCACGAATATCCAGCGCGACGGCAGCAGGATCATTATGTACAACATTGGCTGGAATCAATCGAAGAAGGCAAGGTTGGAGCTTGAGAAAAAGTACGGACTTATGAAAGCGAAAGGACGCACCTATGAACTCAATCCTGATCATGCGAAAAAGATTGTCTACGGCAAATCTGAAACGCGAAGAAGTATCTCGAACGTAGTGACTAAAGTGGTGCAGTCCTATTTCTTCACCTCACTTCCTGAATTCAACGCGGTCCTGAGACAGTTCAATATCATAGCGGACCGAGGAGCAGAGGATTCAAGAGTTTTTAAGCACGGCGGATTGCAATACAGGATTCTTGACGGCAAAGGAAACAAGACCGGCGTTCCGATAAAGGCATATTCAATTGTGGGACGCCCGACGCTGACACGCCTCGAAAAATTGTACAAAGGCAACGAGCGCTTGCGAGGTCCACACAGGTCGCGCGTTATAAAGTGTTTCGAAGATTCCTTTGGCCGGAGCAAGACCCTGACAAGAAGCGCGTTCATCGGTGCGCTGCAAAAGCAAAATATCTACACACTATTCAGGGAGAACGACGAGGGCAGAATCTACGGAGTAACCTTCGTCGATAATGAAACAAAGGCGGTGTTCAATGGAAGTGATTTGGGGAAACCCTACGCAGCCAAAGCATTGACCGAGAGACTAACTGGTTTGTCAGGCCCGACCACCAAGCAGGACTTTGAGCATGTCGTCGTTTCCAATGGTCAAGGTGACAAGGAAAGAGAATTCGGTTTTGCGGAGACAATGGAAGATCTCGCCGAAGCCAAAGCTTTCGACCATACGTCACCTGATGCTGCAATGAAACGAAAGAGGAAAAAGAGAAAGGGAAAGTCAATTTAA
- a CDS encoding type IV secretory system conjugative DNA transfer family protein, translated as MAHTGENEQALQKIIDFIRLLSIVVMLIHFYFYCYAAFQTWGLTHSLSDDLFKNISRTGLFNTVYTSKGFALALLIISLVGARGRKDDTISLRLAVYLAIGGLLIFLFGHYILLIHIGASLACCIYIAITTIGYGLMLSGGTLLSRLIKLNLGKDIFNKANESFPQEERLLENEYSINLPAVYTLKGQKRKSWINVINPFRSLLVIGTPGAGKSYFVIRHIITQHIRKGFTMFLYDFKYDDLTRIAYNALLKYQGKYKVKPAFYVINFDVIYHRCNPLDPATMTDITDATESSRTILLGLNRDWIKKQGDFFVESPINFLTAMIWFLRKYNDGRYCTLPHVIELMQLDYPNLFKLLRTEPEIEVLINPFESAFKNSAMEQLEGQVASAKIGMARLSSPQLYYVLSGNDFTLDINNPDEPKIICMGNNPQKQQIYGAVLSLYISRVIKLVNKKHQQKSSLVFDEFPTIYFNGIDTLMATARANKVATTLAVQDYSQLKKDYGRDQAEVIMNIVGNVISGQVVGETSKLLSERFGKIVQERESVSVNASDTSVSRSTQLDSAIPPSKIASLSSGEFVGTVSDDPDQKIDLKVFHAEIINDHEAIRAEEISYKPIPIIRQITEYEIQQNYFKIKKDIQEILSAKLK; from the coding sequence ATGGCACACACAGGAGAGAACGAACAAGCTTTGCAGAAGATCATTGATTTCATACGACTGCTGAGTATCGTCGTAATGCTGATTCATTTCTATTTCTATTGTTACGCCGCATTCCAGACATGGGGACTGACACATTCTTTATCTGACGATCTTTTCAAAAATATCTCCCGAACCGGACTCTTCAATACCGTCTATACTTCGAAAGGCTTTGCCCTCGCCCTGCTCATCATTTCGCTTGTAGGTGCCAGGGGCAGAAAGGATGATACCATCAGTTTGCGTCTCGCAGTTTACTTAGCCATTGGCGGACTCCTGATATTTCTTTTCGGGCATTACATCCTCCTCATTCATATCGGAGCTAGTCTGGCCTGTTGTATTTACATAGCCATTACGACAATCGGATACGGACTTATGCTGTCCGGTGGCACCCTTCTATCACGTTTGATCAAACTGAATCTTGGCAAGGACATTTTCAACAAGGCCAACGAGTCATTTCCGCAGGAAGAGCGGCTCCTTGAAAATGAGTATTCAATTAACCTCCCAGCCGTCTATACGCTTAAGGGTCAGAAAAGAAAAAGCTGGATCAATGTGATCAATCCATTCAGATCCCTGCTCGTGATCGGAACGCCTGGAGCCGGAAAATCCTATTTCGTAATCAGGCACATCATTACCCAGCACATCCGAAAGGGCTTCACCATGTTCCTGTACGATTTCAAGTACGACGACCTGACGCGGATCGCTTACAACGCTCTTTTGAAATATCAGGGAAAGTATAAAGTCAAACCTGCATTCTATGTGATCAATTTCGATGTGATCTACCACCGCTGTAATCCACTCGACCCGGCAACGATGACAGATATTACCGACGCAACGGAATCCTCAAGAACCATCCTCCTGGGATTGAACCGGGACTGGATAAAGAAGCAGGGCGATTTCTTCGTGGAGTCGCCGATCAACTTCCTGACCGCAATGATTTGGTTTCTTAGAAAGTACAATGATGGAAGATACTGCACCCTTCCCCATGTCATTGAGCTAATGCAACTCGACTATCCCAATCTCTTCAAATTGCTCAGGACGGAACCGGAAATAGAAGTCCTGATAAACCCATTTGAATCAGCCTTTAAGAATTCTGCTATGGAGCAGCTCGAAGGCCAGGTGGCCAGTGCCAAAATAGGTATGGCCCGTTTGTCTTCGCCTCAATTGTACTATGTACTCTCCGGTAATGATTTTACGCTAGACATTAACAATCCTGATGAACCTAAGATCATTTGCATGGGAAACAATCCCCAAAAGCAGCAGATATACGGTGCTGTACTATCCCTCTACATATCGAGGGTTATAAAGCTGGTCAATAAGAAGCATCAGCAAAAAAGTAGTCTGGTTTTCGATGAATTTCCTACGATCTACTTCAATGGCATTGATACCCTGATGGCGACAGCTAGGGCGAACAAGGTAGCGACGACTTTGGCGGTACAGGATTATAGTCAGTTGAAAAAGGATTACGGACGTGATCAGGCCGAAGTTATTATGAATATTGTGGGCAACGTGATCAGCGGGCAGGTCGTTGGCGAGACCTCTAAACTCCTTTCGGAACGTTTTGGAAAGATTGTTCAGGAGCGTGAGAGTGTTTCCGTGAATGCCTCCGATACATCCGTTAGCCGGTCTACCCAACTAGATTCCGCTATCCCACCTTCAAAGATTGCGTCCCTTTCCTCCGGGGAGTTTGTAGGAACCGTCTCAGACGACCCCGACCAAAAGATCGACCTCAAAGTCTTTCATGCCGAGATAATTAATGATCACGAAGCTATCCGGGCAGAAGAAATTAGCTATAAGCCAATCCCAATAATTCGACAAATCACGGAATATGAGATTCAACAGAATTATTTCAAGATCAAGAAAGACATCCAGGAGATACTAAGTGCAAAACTGAAATAA
- a CDS encoding DEAD/DEAH box helicase has translation MITPYHAKYYAYELTKRSSSDSVEKLASTLVDAQVDLNPHQVDAALFAFHSPLSKGAILADEVGLGKTIEAGLVIAQKWAERKRRILIITPANLRKQWSQELFDKFFLPCHILEAKSFNNAVKNGNMNPFIQGEIVLCSYQFARSKESYVKSVKWDLAVIDEAHRLRNVYKPSNKIAKSIKASLEDIPKILLTATPLQNSLMELYGLVSIIDDFTFGDQKSFRSQYSRIANGTDDQLFSELKERLKPVCKRTLRRQVLEYISYTNRIALVEEFYPTQEEQRLYDLVSEYLQADNLYALPASQRKLMTLILRRLLASSTYAISGTLEGLAAKLQGIIAENSNSKLESELEDNFETYDELKDEWEEEPEEISANGELTRLDFENIKTEIKSLKEFEGLAKSIRKNSKGEKLFTALENGFKELHRLGALRKAIIFTESKRTQEYLREILEGRGYEGKVVLFNGTNTDLKSKDIYQQWTEKHKNTDRITGSRSADMRAALVDYFRDDATIMIATEAAAEGINLQFCSLIINYDLPWNPQRIEQRIGRCHRYGQKFDVVVVNFLNKANAADQRVYELLKNKFKIFDGVFGASDEVLGSIENGVDFEKRIASIYQECRTTGQIEIAFNQLQADLEASISDEFSRTRQQLLENFDEEVHEKLRINLEESKAYLSKYESWLWSITKYSLGENAVYSKDEHSFTLKTNPFPDTQIHSGPYRIGKNIEDANIYRINHPLAQIIIERCKTFRPEPAVLELSYSNSGKKISILDDLIGKFGWLIAKSLSVSTFETEDFILLAGVTQDGLLLDKDQCSRLFSINVESHSKETTLPEDVLAKLESELKRQQQSALEDVGTRNINYFDLELEKLDKWGEDRRNSLKVTLKELDDQIKEIKKQGRLAPNLPDKLKLEKERKKLESTRDEAWHDYDSAAKAIEKNKDELISAIEKRLDQRLAEDHLFTFKWIIT, from the coding sequence GTGATTACCCCATATCATGCGAAATATTACGCTTATGAACTGACGAAACGTAGCTCTTCCGACAGCGTAGAAAAGCTGGCGTCAACCCTAGTTGATGCGCAGGTTGACCTCAATCCACATCAAGTCGATGCCGCACTGTTCGCATTCCATTCTCCCCTCTCTAAAGGAGCTATCCTCGCCGACGAAGTTGGACTAGGAAAGACTATCGAGGCCGGACTAGTTATTGCTCAGAAATGGGCTGAACGAAAACGTAGAATCTTAATCATTACTCCAGCTAACCTCAGGAAACAGTGGTCTCAAGAACTGTTCGATAAGTTCTTCCTTCCATGCCATATTCTGGAGGCAAAATCCTTCAATAATGCGGTTAAGAATGGAAACATGAATCCATTCATTCAAGGCGAAATAGTTCTTTGTTCATACCAGTTCGCAAGGTCAAAAGAGTCATACGTAAAGAGTGTCAAGTGGGACTTGGCCGTAATTGACGAAGCACATCGGCTAAGAAATGTATATAAGCCAAGTAATAAGATTGCTAAATCAATCAAAGCATCCCTGGAAGACATACCTAAAATATTGCTTACAGCAACTCCTCTTCAAAATAGCTTAATGGAGCTTTACGGCCTCGTGAGCATAATCGACGATTTTACTTTCGGGGATCAAAAGAGTTTTAGGTCTCAATACAGTCGAATAGCAAATGGAACTGACGACCAGCTATTTTCCGAATTAAAAGAACGACTTAAGCCCGTCTGCAAACGAACATTGAGAAGGCAAGTCTTAGAATACATTAGCTACACAAATCGAATTGCCCTTGTTGAAGAGTTTTATCCAACTCAGGAGGAGCAAAGGCTTTACGACCTCGTCTCGGAATATCTTCAAGCTGACAATCTGTATGCTTTACCAGCGAGTCAAAGGAAATTAATGACCCTGATACTCCGAAGACTATTAGCATCTTCAACCTACGCAATATCAGGAACACTAGAAGGTTTAGCCGCAAAACTTCAAGGCATTATAGCAGAAAACTCGAACTCAAAACTTGAATCAGAACTAGAAGACAATTTTGAAACATACGATGAATTAAAAGATGAATGGGAAGAAGAGCCTGAGGAAATAAGCGCCAATGGAGAATTAACGAGACTCGATTTCGAAAATATTAAAACCGAAATCAAGTCACTAAAGGAATTTGAGGGCCTGGCCAAGTCAATACGAAAAAACTCAAAGGGAGAAAAACTGTTTACAGCGCTTGAGAATGGATTTAAAGAATTACACCGCCTAGGTGCCCTGAGGAAGGCAATTATTTTCACTGAAAGCAAGCGAACTCAGGAATACTTGAGAGAAATCCTTGAAGGACGTGGGTACGAAGGAAAAGTTGTTCTGTTCAATGGTACCAATACCGACCTTAAATCCAAAGACATATATCAGCAATGGACTGAGAAACACAAAAATACAGATAGGATTACTGGATCTAGGTCCGCAGACATGCGTGCAGCCCTGGTAGACTATTTTCGTGATGATGCAACAATCATGATTGCAACTGAGGCCGCAGCCGAAGGTATTAATCTTCAATTCTGCTCACTGATCATTAACTACGATTTACCTTGGAATCCGCAGAGAATTGAACAACGGATCGGCAGGTGCCATCGATATGGTCAGAAATTCGACGTTGTGGTTGTAAACTTTTTAAATAAGGCGAACGCAGCAGATCAACGGGTGTATGAACTCCTGAAAAATAAGTTCAAGATCTTTGATGGAGTTTTTGGCGCTAGCGATGAAGTACTCGGTAGTATTGAAAACGGAGTAGACTTTGAGAAAAGGATTGCAAGTATCTATCAAGAATGTCGAACCACTGGGCAAATCGAAATAGCCTTTAATCAACTGCAAGCTGATCTGGAGGCAAGTATTTCCGATGAGTTCAGTCGTACGAGGCAGCAATTATTGGAGAATTTCGATGAAGAGGTTCACGAGAAACTCAGAATTAACCTGGAAGAAAGTAAAGCGTACCTATCGAAGTATGAAAGCTGGCTTTGGAGTATAACAAAATATAGTCTAGGTGAGAATGCCGTCTATTCAAAGGATGAGCACTCTTTCACTCTCAAGACAAATCCTTTTCCTGACACCCAAATTCACTCTGGACCATATCGTATCGGAAAGAACATCGAAGATGCTAACATCTATCGCATCAACCACCCGTTAGCTCAAATCATCATAGAACGATGCAAGACCTTCAGGCCAGAGCCTGCAGTTTTGGAACTTAGCTACTCTAACTCAGGAAAAAAAATTAGCATACTAGACGACTTAATTGGCAAGTTTGGGTGGCTTATAGCTAAATCTTTGTCTGTTTCAACATTTGAAACAGAAGACTTTATATTGCTAGCAGGTGTCACACAGGATGGCCTACTCCTTGATAAAGATCAATGTTCTCGGTTGTTCTCGATTAATGTCGAAAGCCATTCCAAAGAAACAACTCTTCCCGAAGATGTGCTTGCAAAGCTAGAGTCTGAACTAAAGCGGCAGCAACAAAGTGCTTTAGAGGATGTTGGAACACGAAACATCAACTATTTCGATCTGGAATTGGAAAAACTTGATAAGTGGGGTGAAGATCGCAGGAATTCATTAAAGGTGACATTGAAAGAATTGGACGATCAAATCAAGGAGATAAAAAAGCAAGGTCGCCTGGCCCCAAATCTGCCCGATAAACTTAAACTTGAGAAGGAAAGAAAAAAGCTTGAAAGCACAAGAGATGAGGCATGGCACGACTATGATAGTGCGGCCAAGGCGATTGAAAAAAATAAAGATGAGCTAATTAGCGCTATCGAAAAGCGCTTAGATCAAAGACTGGCGGAGGATCACCTTTTCACTTTTAAGTGGATCATCACCTAA
- a CDS encoding DUF4238 domain-containing protein, translated as MKKHQHFIPRSYLKNFALETEKDKFMVEAKYRSDEQPKERLISIADICVNKNLYTIPKTDSAKKYALEDFYAQHVDSVYPEIYNWLIDPTFKIMTALQKVKMLMTVMSMFFRTPRFLKFHEERFDTALERAQHEMDGNGRIKFTFDGKAYDVQNGEEENVRQDYHIENKKKFLHSHLEAWHDFTRIKINANVAVSRIYDDGELITSDNPVVIRRMKGRFQSIFDPENMIELPLDNKHYLTIYPNSENVGTGESIGRGSWDKLFALKINYNTEQHSTDWLLGKPNSVRAHVLDQRKYGAHTPENYEMLIDRLEMEKDMKEILRLVQLGSIRISLVMSLK; from the coding sequence ATGAAAAAACACCAACATTTTATTCCGCGATCCTACCTAAAGAATTTTGCCCTCGAAACAGAGAAAGATAAGTTCATGGTTGAGGCTAAGTATCGTTCTGACGAGCAGCCGAAAGAAAGACTTATTAGTATAGCAGATATCTGTGTTAATAAAAACTTGTATACAATCCCCAAAACTGACAGCGCAAAAAAGTACGCCCTCGAGGACTTCTACGCGCAGCATGTCGATAGTGTTTATCCCGAAATTTATAATTGGCTGATCGACCCCACCTTCAAAATAATGACGGCTTTGCAGAAGGTGAAAATGTTAATGACGGTAATGAGCATGTTTTTTAGGACTCCGCGTTTTCTAAAGTTTCACGAGGAGAGGTTTGACACGGCTCTTGAACGGGCACAACACGAAATGGATGGAAATGGCAGAATAAAATTCACATTTGATGGAAAGGCTTATGACGTTCAAAACGGAGAAGAAGAGAACGTTCGCCAAGACTACCATATAGAAAATAAAAAGAAGTTCCTGCACAGTCACCTGGAGGCATGGCATGACTTTACAAGAATCAAGATCAATGCAAATGTTGCGGTAAGTAGGATTTATGATGATGGGGAACTTATAACCTCAGACAATCCGGTCGTTATTCGACGCATGAAAGGGAGATTTCAAAGTATATTCGATCCGGAAAACATGATCGAACTTCCCCTAGATAACAAGCATTATCTTACCATTTATCCAAATTCCGAAAACGTTGGTACTGGTGAGTCAATCGGCAGAGGGTCATGGGATAAACTTTTTGCGCTCAAAATAAACTACAACACCGAGCAACACTCGACAGATTGGCTGTTGGGAAAGCCAAATTCAGTTCGGGCGCATGTTTTGGATCAGCGCAAGTATGGTGCCCACACGCCCGAAAACTACGAAATGCTAATAGACCGACTTGAAATGGAAAAAGATATGAAGGAAATACTGAGGCTTGTCCAGTTGGGATCAATCAGGATTTCGCTAGTCATGTCACTAAAATGA